The following are from one region of the Parvivirga hydrogeniphila genome:
- a CDS encoding thiamine pyrophosphate-dependent enzyme: MLTAADLERGALKPTWCPGCGNFGMYRALKEAIEELGLAAEELVMVWGIGCHGNGADFYNVQGFHGLHGRALPLATGIALTRPDLTVIVEMGDGDGYGIGGNHFLHSVRRNIDLTAIFHNNQIYGLTTGQASPTSDQFMRTPSTPGGVIEEPVNPVGVAVAQGATFVARGFAGDIPHLKELYKRAIQHKGFSLVDVYQPCVTWNKVNTFSWFRERIYKVEDLPDYDPRDRTKAFHLSMSTFHELTCAPDECRIPIGVFLEDPDSFTYQDGLPQLDRPMFKHAERPRDITQALEPYRV; the protein is encoded by the coding sequence ATGCTCACCGCAGCCGACCTGGAGCGCGGCGCGCTCAAGCCGACCTGGTGCCCGGGGTGCGGCAACTTCGGCATGTACCGCGCGCTCAAAGAGGCCATCGAGGAGCTCGGGCTTGCTGCCGAGGAGCTGGTGATGGTGTGGGGCATCGGCTGCCACGGCAACGGAGCTGATTTCTACAACGTGCAGGGCTTCCACGGGCTGCACGGCCGGGCGCTTCCGCTCGCCACGGGCATCGCGCTCACGAGGCCGGACCTCACCGTCATCGTGGAGATGGGCGACGGAGACGGCTACGGCATCGGCGGCAACCACTTCCTGCACTCGGTGCGCCGAAACATCGACCTCACCGCCATCTTCCACAACAACCAGATCTACGGCCTTACCACCGGGCAGGCCTCACCCACGTCGGACCAGTTCATGCGGACACCCTCGACGCCGGGTGGCGTCATCGAGGAGCCGGTGAACCCCGTGGGTGTCGCGGTCGCGCAAGGCGCCACCTTCGTCGCGCGCGGCTTCGCAGGCGACATCCCGCACCTGAAGGAGCTCTACAAGCGGGCGATCCAGCACAAGGGCTTCTCGCTCGTCGACGTCTACCAGCCGTGCGTGACGTGGAACAAGGTCAACACCTTCTCGTGGTTCCGCGAACGCATCTACAAGGTCGAGGACCTGCCCGACTACGATCCTCGGGACCGCACGAAAGCGTTCCACCTGTCGATGTCGACGTTCCACGAGCTGACGTGCGCGCCGGACGAGTGCCGCATCCCGATCGGCGTGTTTTTGGAGGATCCCGACTCGTTCACCTACCAGGACGGACTGCCGCAGCTCGACCGCCCGATGTTCAAGCACGCCGAGCGCCCGCGGGACATCACGCAGGCGCTCGAACCGTACCGCGTGTGA